The Pseudomonas extremaustralis genome contains a region encoding:
- the pdxH gene encoding pyridoxamine 5'-phosphate oxidase: MPLSLAQLRRNYTLYGLRDDGVPADPMELFDQWLNQARKTEVPPAEANSMALATVDRDGHAHCRMLLLKGFNAQGLFFFGHYLSAKGQELASNPHAAMTFFWPGLERQVRVEGPVVKVDEQLSDDYFDVRPAASQLGTWASPQSQALSHRSELDTRLREVTEHFAGRQPPRPEHWGGYCLQPRRIEFWQGRPNRLHDRLDYRLHDATWQRTRLAP; the protein is encoded by the coding sequence ATGCCCCTGTCTCTTGCGCAATTGCGCCGTAACTACACCCTTTATGGTTTACGCGATGACGGGGTGCCGGCCGATCCCATGGAGTTATTCGACCAGTGGCTCAACCAGGCGCGCAAGACCGAAGTGCCGCCCGCCGAGGCCAACAGCATGGCCCTGGCCACGGTCGACCGTGACGGACACGCCCACTGCCGCATGCTGCTGCTCAAGGGGTTCAACGCCCAGGGGCTGTTCTTTTTTGGCCATTACCTGAGCGCCAAGGGCCAGGAATTGGCGAGCAATCCCCACGCCGCCATGACGTTTTTCTGGCCGGGCCTGGAGCGTCAGGTGCGCGTTGAAGGGCCGGTGGTGAAAGTCGATGAGCAACTGTCGGACGACTATTTCGACGTGCGCCCGGCCGCCAGCCAGTTGGGCACCTGGGCCTCGCCCCAGAGCCAGGCCCTGAGCCATCGCAGCGAGCTGGACACCCGCTTGCGCGAGGTCACCGAGCATTTCGCCGGCCGGCAACCGCCACGGCCCGAACACTGGGGCGGGTACTGCCTGCAACCGCGCCGCATCGAGTTCTGGCAAGGCCGCCCCAACCGCCTGCACGACCGCCTCGACTATCGCTTGCATGACGCGACCTGGCAGCGCACGCGCCTGGCTCCCTGA
- the moaB gene encoding molybdenum cofactor biosynthesis protein B codes for MAHLKQRNFVPLNIAVLTISDTRTLDTDTSGQTLVDRLQGAGHVLVDRGLVIDDIYQIRAQVSLWIADPDVQVVLMTGGTGFTVRDNTPQAVLPLLDKQVDGFGELFRQVSLAEIGTSTLQSRALAGLSNGVLVCCMPGSPGACRTAWDQILVGQLDSRTGPCNFVPHLKPQVEQILQACEARS; via the coding sequence ATGGCCCATTTGAAACAACGCAATTTCGTGCCCCTGAACATCGCGGTCCTGACCATCAGCGACACCCGCACCCTCGACACCGACACCTCCGGCCAGACTCTGGTGGACCGCCTCCAGGGCGCCGGGCATGTGCTGGTCGACCGTGGCCTGGTGATCGACGATATCTACCAGATCCGCGCCCAGGTCTCCCTGTGGATCGCCGATCCCGACGTGCAAGTGGTGCTGATGACCGGCGGCACCGGCTTCACCGTCCGCGACAACACGCCCCAGGCGGTGCTGCCGTTGCTGGACAAACAAGTGGACGGTTTCGGGGAGCTGTTCCGCCAGGTGTCCCTGGCCGAAATCGGTACCTCGACCTTGCAGTCCCGCGCCTTGGCCGGCCTCAGCAATGGCGTGCTGGTGTGCTGCATGCCGGGTTCGCCGGGGGCGTGTCGAACCGCCTGGGATCAGATCCTCGTCGGGCAGTTGGACAGCCGCACCGGCCCGTGCAACTTCGTGCCGCACCTCAAGCCTCAGGTCGAGCAAATCCTGCAGGCCTGCGAGGCGCGGTCATGA